A single Arachidicoccus sp. BS20 DNA region contains:
- a CDS encoding IS4 family transposase, producing MSEIIKFTGQPILSQILNLISSSLINKAVRKHQSNRYYKKLPVRIHLISLLYGVFSYCNGLRELCEGMLACEGKLVHLGFDKAPARSTLSDANSKRSFLVFETIYTELLQQYHSFISDSRLRGLSIRNLKIIDSSTIQLFSELLRGVGRNTKDGSRKKGGIKVHTMMDAFSGVAEFVRMTAAREHDRKFLYELDLPANSWLVFDKAYNVYRQFLKWTEQKIWFVTRMKDNAVFHVTKVLVDRTKKKNAKGVLKEQYITIGVKTGNGQEQRLKLRRITFQTQDGKAYVFITNNFTLPASQIATIYKNRWMIELLFKQIKQNFPLRYFWGNSVNAIKMQVYCVLIAQLLMVVIRKKAATRKSFANMITVIRLHLMSYVSLLEFIKDTYKAWRKTHNASFAFTP from the coding sequence ATGAGTGAAATTATAAAATTTACCGGACAGCCGATATTATCGCAGATATTAAATTTAATAAGCAGTTCTTTGATAAACAAAGCAGTCAGAAAACACCAGTCCAACCGGTACTACAAGAAATTACCGGTACGTATACATTTGATAAGCCTGCTGTATGGTGTATTCAGCTATTGCAACGGTTTGCGGGAGCTGTGCGAGGGGATGTTAGCCTGTGAAGGCAAGTTGGTTCACCTGGGTTTTGATAAAGCGCCTGCGCGCAGCACGCTGTCGGATGCCAACAGCAAAAGAAGTTTTCTGGTGTTCGAAACGATTTATACCGAATTGTTACAGCAATACCACAGTTTTATCTCGGACAGCCGGTTAAGGGGCTTGAGCATCCGTAATCTGAAAATAATTGACAGCAGCACTATTCAGTTGTTCAGCGAATTGCTTCGTGGCGTAGGGCGCAACACTAAAGACGGGAGCCGCAAGAAAGGCGGCATCAAAGTACACACAATGATGGATGCCTTTAGCGGAGTGGCTGAGTTTGTGCGTATGACCGCCGCCCGGGAGCATGACCGTAAGTTTCTGTACGAGTTGGATTTACCTGCCAACAGTTGGCTGGTGTTCGATAAAGCCTACAATGTGTATCGTCAGTTTTTGAAATGGACGGAACAGAAAATATGGTTTGTTACCAGGATGAAGGACAATGCTGTTTTTCACGTAACCAAAGTATTGGTGGACAGAACAAAGAAAAAAAATGCAAAAGGCGTGTTGAAAGAACAATACATCACCATCGGGGTAAAAACCGGCAATGGACAGGAACAACGGCTCAAGCTAAGGCGCATCACGTTCCAGACCCAGGATGGCAAGGCATATGTGTTCATTACCAACAATTTTACTTTACCGGCTTCGCAGATAGCCACGATATACAAAAACAGGTGGATGATAGAATTGTTGTTCAAGCAAATCAAGCAGAACTTTCCGTTGCGTTACTTTTGGGGCAATAGTGTGAATGCTATTAAAATGCAGGTATATTGCGTACTAATAGCACAACTGCTGATGGTGGTCATTAGGAAGAAAGCTGCAACCAGGAAATCTTTTGCCAACATGATCACCGTTATAAGATTGCACCTGATGAGCTATGTATCGTTGTTAGAGTTTATCAAAGACACGTATAAGGCATGGAGAAAAACACACAACGCTTCTTTTGCTTTTACACCATAG
- a CDS encoding universal stress protein, which yields MKTIIASTDFSNEANKAVEYAANVALQLKAKLIIFHNITVEPVWSEYPLSQEVYDMEIDTSKELLSALELEITKNTSGKIPVDTCFKVGIVNSELELLCEKVKPFAVFIAAHMTGSLERFVFGSHAIAIAKYNPFPVVIIPVNPVTFNGFRKVALAIDLENPGDISWEHLRSWLKSFSPKLDVVYISNEKKSGADSLAGSVTAEQQLGCFQPEFHFINNDKVESGIEEYVTNNHPDLLIIHPKKHGWFHKSESNSFILHPPVPVMTLSSVYED from the coding sequence ATGAAAACGATAATCGCTTCGACTGATTTTTCCAATGAGGCAAATAAAGCTGTCGAATATGCTGCAAATGTGGCATTGCAACTGAAAGCAAAGTTGATTATTTTCCATAATATTACTGTTGAGCCGGTTTGGTCGGAATATCCGCTATCGCAAGAAGTATATGATATGGAAATAGATACAAGCAAGGAATTATTGTCTGCATTAGAGCTTGAAATAACGAAAAATACGTCAGGGAAAATTCCTGTTGATACTTGCTTTAAAGTAGGTATCGTTAATTCCGAGCTTGAATTATTGTGTGAAAAAGTAAAGCCTTTTGCTGTTTTTATTGCTGCGCATATGACCGGTTCGTTGGAGCGTTTTGTTTTTGGAAGTCATGCTATTGCTATCGCAAAGTATAATCCGTTTCCTGTTGTGATTATTCCTGTGAATCCTGTAACATTCAATGGTTTCAGAAAAGTTGCCTTGGCAATTGATCTCGAAAATCCTGGCGATATTTCATGGGAACATTTAAGAAGTTGGTTGAAAAGTTTCTCCCCGAAATTGGACGTTGTTTACATAAGTAATGAGAAAAAATCGGGGGCAGACAGTCTTGCAGGCTCAGTTACTGCTGAGCAGCAGCTTGGATGTTTTCAACCCGAATTTCATTTTATCAATAACGATAAGGTTGAAAGCGGGATAGAAGAATATGTAACAAATAATCATCCCGATTTATTGATTATTCATCCCAAAAAACACGGATGGTTTCACAAGAGCGAAAGCAATTCGTTTATTCTTCATCCGCCGGTTCCGGTTATGACATTGTCTTCCGTCTATGAAGATTAA
- a CDS encoding AraC family transcriptional regulator, with protein MKVLQFTIPVQQDKTIVAREDILPYFYPYLHKHKEMQITWVQQGDGTLVANNNMHLFQNNDVFVIGADLPHVFKSTSSYFIKESNKHIRSLDIFFDPDVICDSLLNIPELRNLRTFLKNAQNGFRVPKEMAHKVSAKMLHIKELDNGLVRTLQFIELLQILASVDSPEKLSADISSSFNNENDGIRISHIYNYIMRNYERDITLEEVARQAYMTPQAFCRYFKKHTRHTFVSFLNEIRINEARKQLSTGNYESISGVAYNCGFNSISNFNRVFKSITQQAPTDYVETLKNGVEQENFEYGGSLTNYALY; from the coding sequence ATGAAAGTTCTCCAATTCACAATCCCTGTTCAGCAGGATAAAACTATTGTTGCAAGAGAAGATATATTGCCTTATTTCTATCCGTACCTTCATAAGCATAAAGAAATGCAGATTACCTGGGTACAACAGGGCGATGGAACGTTGGTCGCCAACAACAATATGCATCTTTTTCAAAACAATGATGTATTCGTTATAGGCGCAGACCTGCCACACGTATTCAAAAGCACGTCTTCTTATTTTATCAAAGAGAGTAATAAGCATATCCGTTCTCTTGATATATTTTTCGACCCGGATGTTATTTGCGATTCGTTGCTGAATATACCGGAACTCCGAAATCTCCGCACTTTTTTGAAAAATGCGCAAAACGGCTTTAGGGTTCCAAAAGAGATGGCGCATAAAGTGTCTGCCAAGATGCTTCATATAAAGGAGTTGGACAATGGTCTTGTGCGCACGCTGCAATTTATAGAACTACTGCAAATACTGGCATCTGTTGATTCGCCGGAAAAATTATCGGCAGATATTTCATCTTCATTTAATAATGAAAACGACGGTATCCGCATCAGTCATATCTATAATTATATTATGCGCAATTATGAAAGAGACATTACGCTTGAAGAAGTGGCACGGCAGGCATATATGACACCGCAAGCTTTTTGCCGCTATTTCAAGAAACACACGAGACATACTTTTGTCTCTTTCCTGAACGAAATACGTATTAATGAAGCACGCAAGCAATTGTCAACAGGAAATTACGAAAGCATTTCGGGAGTTGCATATAATTGTGGATTTAACAGTATCTCCAATTTTAATCGCGTTTTTAAATCGATAACACAACAAGCACCTACCGATTATGTGGAAACTTTGAAAAATGGTGTTGAACAAGAAAACTTTGAATACGGTGGCTCACTTACCAATTATGCCCTTTATTAA
- a CDS encoding tyrosine-type recombinase/integrase → MVFNIISKEDDADTQISKINQFIKVTNKWMNAIAKELGIDFNVTTYVARHSFATILVTEGNAPLEFVGQSFGHANISTTQNYFSGFDKKKQVEFNKALLDFSSLS, encoded by the coding sequence GTGGTTTTTAATATAATTTCAAAAGAGGATGATGCGGACACGCAGATTTCTAAAATCAATCAATTTATTAAAGTTACCAATAAATGGATGAACGCTATCGCAAAGGAATTAGGAATCGACTTTAATGTTACCACTTATGTTGCTCGTCATTCATTTGCAACTATTTTAGTTACCGAAGGGAACGCGCCTCTCGAATTTGTCGGGCAAAGCTTTGGTCATGCGAATATATCTACTACACAAAATTATTTTTCAGGCTTCGATAAAAAGAAGCAAGTAGAATTTAATAAAGCATTACTTGATTTTTCATCTCTTTCGTAA
- a CDS encoding phage integrase SAM-like domain and Arm DNA-binding domain-containing protein, translating to MKNERIDCKVILDKRRESKNHTYPLRMRLTFKRKRKYYSITTKLTEEDWNILNSESVKGQLRKIRNDIAKVEETAKDVIKSIPAFSFKEFEERFFNKRTKEEYLSFYFSEYIQTLRKNEQVKTAISYETAINSLTKFKKNIKPTEIDVKFLSEYEKWMLKNKKSNSTIGIYLRNLRSIMNILKEKKLISENEYPFGRKKYQIPQGRNVKKAIPLPYIKQIFDYKISDDNLFKERSKDFWLFSYLANGMNFTDIANLVWGDFSDDSFVFIRSKTKRTTKHNPHPITVMRNEYINAIIKKWGNVEKAKYPDELVFNHYCPTKIGYKSAVTLYSKGLQHKKLLFQNWGSTPDFFSMV from the coding sequence ATGAAAAACGAAAGAATTGATTGCAAGGTTATCCTTGATAAACGCAGGGAAAGTAAAAATCACACTTATCCTTTAAGGATGAGATTGACCTTCAAACGAAAAAGAAAATATTACAGCATAACGACTAAATTAACAGAGGAAGATTGGAATATACTCAACTCCGAATCTGTCAAAGGCCAGTTACGAAAAATAAGGAATGATATTGCCAAAGTTGAGGAAACGGCGAAAGATGTGATAAAATCTATACCCGCCTTTTCGTTTAAAGAATTTGAAGAAAGGTTCTTTAATAAAAGAACAAAAGAAGAATATCTTTCTTTTTACTTCTCCGAATACATTCAGACTCTCCGAAAAAATGAACAAGTTAAGACAGCGATATCTTATGAAACCGCAATTAACTCATTGACAAAATTTAAAAAAAATATAAAGCCTACGGAAATAGATGTAAAATTTTTATCTGAATACGAAAAATGGATGCTCAAGAATAAGAAAAGCAATTCGACTATCGGAATTTATTTACGAAATTTAAGAAGCATTATGAATATCTTAAAAGAAAAAAAATTGATTTCCGAAAATGAATATCCTTTCGGAAGAAAAAAATACCAAATACCGCAAGGAAGAAATGTAAAAAAGGCTATTCCACTGCCTTATATTAAACAGATATTTGACTACAAAATTTCAGATGACAATTTATTTAAAGAGCGTTCTAAAGATTTTTGGTTATTCAGCTATCTTGCAAACGGAATGAATTTTACCGACATTGCTAATTTGGTTTGGGGCGATTTTTCAGATGATTCATTTGTTTTTATACGTTCCAAAACCAAGCGAACAACTAAACATAACCCACACCCTATTACTGTAATGAGGAATGAATATATAAACGCAATAATAAAAAAATGGGGGAATGTTGAAAAAGCAAAATATCCCGATGAATTGGTTTTTAATCATTATTGTCCGACTAAAATCGGGTATAAATCTGCTGTAACTCTCTATAGTAAAGGACTACAGCATAAAAAGTTATTGTTTCAAAATTGGGGGAGTACCCCCGATTTTTTTTCTATGGTGTAA